In Zingiber officinale cultivar Zhangliang chromosome 8B, Zo_v1.1, whole genome shotgun sequence, a single genomic region encodes these proteins:
- the LOC122014197 gene encoding disease resistance protein RGA2-like, translating to MSVLLELKHLLLQVLPSPGMIAQGHLLCIQNHLAMVCDSLWAINSMIVIPKMGMLYNNCLKFYSIFDPELDVPAEFEDWERDVAAAVIDVGELLSRIMDWEASLHRSIVGNTQQVNFRHVILVELKEMLCHLNSLVLRGSSMGLRRDPMGSMNPLREDYSIVLKNEVVGREEDLEKLVAIFEQQLVSSNNTGDDNNPFVIVIDGTPGVGKTTLAHMIFHHTWVRQQFHHRIWMDLPLVSPFKMINIIGNEFARSINKEEYCDQKLLLDLPLLAMWEYINKQLCGSRYLLVLHCENLVSLMQSGEWNELKNILLRVGGPGSGVLIIYKFSTVSFVRDTGFLNRMKDIITYPLKTLSADACVELFKRQAATTIPSSKQDKSERDAWLLRNCIPEQAFGAKVFGSLSHNIPAYFANSLFYEVYIVRNLPLVIIRLHQYQRLLDVYNDYDVILHMLTAEYLIPTEGLERDWIRLYARPINERTSLRLSRMVHLHMKVPEYLTSIPRCCRYLCLKINHRAIPFRLPTMPVEVSNKLITLILREHEEATQEDVEEITLQVYKKRCMKATTAISKFLNKMSVRLVHLRILVVETGMIQRLPNEVSKLVNLRYLHLSKLKMELLPKSLFDLPNLRILSLLRCQKLQKIPERIHQLKKLQILKLAYCTKLQRLPKSITRLQNLEVIDVEGCCWLSKLPDDLVSFKSLRILNFTRCASLSQIPRGIEQSIDLRKLSGIFVGVDGGFMLAQLQTLTNLQEIRLRNLERAEKTQTEVLMGQQSLRDLSLHWGGEEANESSESATPLQVLEALRPNVHLKSLEIMSYQGVEFPTWMSKRQLARLDSLVEVKLINLRRCATLPSLCQLPCLEKLEINGMDLIKHIDDTFYGDGDTIPKLRELTFSEMLALEKWSMTEEKYFKFFPRLRKLTLVQCPKLKEIDLHYYSGTMRVWLNNETICSAKFCCWGNLRYIQTIEIVGCQELRCLPQGMKSMKYLNKMTINSCNNLTTLVALDSLRALNIYACPLLAFNLESFTELVLLTIKGCPKMQIFHDVWKKKEGEEIKRRRAEEEKRRQAQVEAYDNAIATRSVIDWLELW from the coding sequence ATGTCGGTGTTACTGGAGTTGAAGCATCTATTGCTGCAGGTGCTACCTTCTCCTGGCATGATAGCACAAGGCCACCTGCTGTGTATCCAAAACCACTTGGCCATGGTTTGTGATAGCCTTTGGGCTATCAATTCAATGATCGTTATCCCTAAGATGGGAATGCTGTATAACAATTGTTTGAAATTTTATAGTATATTTGATCCGGAGTTGGATGTGCCTGCAGAATTTGAAGATTGGGAGAGAGATGTGGCTGCAGCAGTTATAGATGTGGGAGAGTTACTCAGTAGAATCATGGATTGGGAAGCAAGTTTGCATCGTTCCATTGTGGGCAACACCCAACAGGTGAACTTTCGCCATGTTATTCTAGTAGAGCTGAAAGAGATGCTGTGCCACTTGAATTCTCTTGTGCTGAGAGGATCTTCAATGGGTCTTCGGAGGGATCCTATGGGTTCTATGAACCCACTCCGAGAAGACTACTCAATTGTTCTAAAAAATGAGGTGGTGGGTAGAGAGGAAGATCTAGAGAAACTCGTTGCAATCTTTGAACAACAATTAGTATCGTCCAACAATACTGGTGATGATAACAACCCGTTCGTAATTGTCATAGATGGCACACCAGGAGTTGGGAAGACGACCTTGGCGCATATGATCTTCCACCACACTTGGGTTCGCCAACAATTTCATCATCGCATTTGGATGGATCTACCCTTGGTTTCGCCATTCAAGATGATTAATATAATTGGAAACGAATTTGCAAGGTCCATAAACAAGGAAGAATATTGTGATCAGAAATTACTCCTAGACCTGCCGCTACTAGCCATGTGGGAATATATTAATAAACAACTCTGTGGTAGTAGATACTTGTTGGTGCTTCATTGTGAAAATTTGGTTAGTTTGATGCAATCAGGTGAGTGGAATGAATTGAAGAACATCCTGTTGCGTGTGGGCGGGCCGGGGAGTGGAGTCTTGATCATCTACAAATTTTCAACAGTATCATTTGTAAGAGACACGGGTTTTCTAAATAGGATGAAGGATATTATAACATACCCCTTGAAGACCTTATCGGCTGATGCATGTGTAGAATTGTTCAAGAGACAGGCAGCAACGACAATCCCCTCATCAAAGCAAGACAAATCAGAGAGGGATGCATGGCTACTCCGAAATTGCATTCCTGAACAAGCTTTTGGGGCAAAGGTTTTTGGATCGTTAAGCCATAATATTCCGGCATATTTTGCAAATAGCTTATTCTATGAAGTTTATATAGTTAGGAATCTTCCACTTGTCATCATACGATTACACCAATACCAGCGGCTACTGGATGTTTATaatgattatgatgtcatcttacACATGTTGACCGCTGAATACCTCATACCAACTGAAGGCCTCGAACGAGATTGGATTCGGCTCTATGCAAGACCTATAAATGAGCGAACTTCATTACGGTTATCAAGGATGGTCCACTTGCATATGAAGGTTCCTGAATATTTAACTAGTATTCCAAGGTGTTGTCGCTATTTGTGTTTGAAAATTAATCATAGAGCTATACCATTTCGACTACCGACCATGCCAGTTGAGGTGAGCAATAAACTCATAACATTGATTCTACGAGAACATGAGGAAGCGACACAAGAAGATGTTGAGGAAATAACACTTCAAGTATATAAAAAAAGATGCATGAAAGCAACAACCGCAATATCAAAATTCCTCAACAAGATGTCGGTAAGACTCGTACATTTGCGTATATTAGTTGTAGAAACTGGTATGATCCAAAGGCTACCGAATGAAGTTAGCAAGTTGGTTAACTTGAGATACCTCCACCTTTCAAAGCTTAAGATGGAATTACTTCCGAAATCACTTTTTGACCTACCTAATTTGCGAATTTTAAGTTTGCTTCGCTGCCAAAAGCTTCAAAAGATACCTGAACGAATCCATCAGCTTAAGAAGTTGCAGATTTTGAAACTAGCTTATTGCACAAAGCTTCAGCGGTTACCAAAATCTATAACAAGACTTCAAAACTTGGAAGTGATTGATGTGGAAGGTTGTTGTTGGCTCAGCAAACTCCCAGATGATTTGGTCAGTTTTAAATCACTGAGAATCCTCAACTTCACTAGATGTGCATCCTTGTCTCAAATTCCCCGTGGGATTGAACAATCAATTGACCTTCGTAAGTTGTCAGGAATATTTGTCGGTGTCGATGGAGGTTTTATGCTCGCACAGTTGCAAACTTTAACAAATCTTCAGGAAATAAGATTACGAAACCTAGAACGAGCAGAGAAGACTCAAACTGAGGTGCTGATGGGCCAACAAAGTCTTCGCGACTTGTCATTGCATTGGGGTGGTGAAGAAGCAAATGAGAGTTCTGAATCAGCTACACCACTGCAGGTACTCGAAGCTCTCCGCCCCAACGTGCATTTGAAAAGTCTAGAGATCATGTCTTATCAGGGAGTGGAGTTTCCTACTTGGATGAGTAAACGACAACTTGCTCGTTTGGATTCTTTAGTTGAAGTGAAACTCATCAATCTCAGGAGATGTGCTACATTACCATCACTCTGTCAACTTCCTTGTCTCGAGAAGCTTGAGATAAATGGCATGGATTTAATAAAACACATAGACGATACATTTTACGGTGATGGCGACACCATTCCTAAGTTGAGAGAGCTCACTTTCTCGGAAATGCTTGCACTAGAGAAATGGTCTATGAcggaagaaaaatattttaaatttttcccaaggCTTAGAAAATTGACACTAGTTCAGTGCCCAAAACTCAAAGAAATAGATCTGCATTATTATAGTGGTACAATGAGAGTATGGTTGAACAATGAGACAATATGCTCCGCTAAATTTTGTTGTTGGGGCAACCTCCGATACATTCAAACAATAGAGATAGTCGGGTGCCAAGAGCTGAGATGTCTGCCACAGGGTATGAAAAGCATGAAATATCTAAATAAGATGACAATTAACAGCTGCAACAATTTGACGACTTTGGTAGCATTGGATTCACTTAGAGCATTGAACATATATGCTTGCCCACTGCTAGCATTCAACCTAGAATCATTTACAGAACTTGTGTTGCTTACAATTAAAGGCTGCCCGAAGATGCAAAT